Below is a genomic region from Helianthus annuus cultivar XRQ/B chromosome 2, HanXRQr2.0-SUNRISE, whole genome shotgun sequence.
CCTGATCACGCCAATGTGGTAGCATTTCCCACGACTCTTTTACATTGTACTTTTTCATTAACCATGCGTTGTGATAAGGATAACCATAATACGAAGAACCATGATCATCCCGATTAAATATATGCACAGGCATTCTTTGACAATTCCCAGATAGCATTTACAAGAACAACATATACATGTTGGATCATCAGGTAGGGGGATTTCTTTAAACTCTTCTTTAGATAAATCATAAGACAGAATGAACATCTTAAAATTTTTATCAactgtagggctgtaaacgagccgagtcaagccgagctagacccagctcgagctcggctcgaactcgattcgagctagctcggctcgaactcgattcgagctagctcggctcaagctcgaatttcaaatcgagctgagatttgaggctcaagctcgactcgattagaattcgagctagctcggctcggctcgatctagctcgaactaacaaaaaaccgcaaaatttactacttaaaaagcccttaaaatgaatttcttcatagactaagggccataattgccatttaatttaaccatatggctaaatatgcaagtataggGGAaacattgtctttaccttcttttataggggaaacactcccttagtttttgttttctaagcgatgtgggacaaaaaaaaatgaaagatgtaaaccttatcgagccagctcacgagctcacgagccgagccagacaaagctcgagctcggctcgtttacaaaccgagccgagccgagccgactcgttaacaaccgagccaatttcgagccgagctttcttcgagcttttttcgagcgagcttcgagccacgagttttttgaacacccctaatcaACTGCAAGCCAGTGAAGTGCACCATTGCATAAGATACCAATCTTAGTATAAAATCTATACTTCACTTCTCCAATTGATCTCCAaacatttgatttcaaactcaGCACTTGAAGACATGTTTTATAATAGCCTTTCTTGGCCCCTGCGATAACCTTGTAGTCGTCACTGAATGCGTCATAACCAAAACCCCAACATGCTTGTAAACGAGAGGGGAGTGAACTCAGTTGTCTTGCCTCTTTGGTCAACGGATTGACTACTATAACTTTGGAATAATTTTCAGGAGTCATACAAACTAAGCCATTGGAAGAACCAACAAGATGATCACAAGTAATTCTTCTATGGACAAGTTCATTGTTGCAGCGATCTTTGTTGCGACTAAGGTTCAGATGCTGGTTAACGAAACGAGGACTTGTGATTAAAGAATGCCATGACTTACACACTCTCTTGAAACGTATCAGATCCTTCACATCTGATCTTACGAGTATCTGCTCAACCACATAAGCATGAACGAGCTTTATTTTCAAAAAGAAACGAGGACTTGTGATTAAAGAATGCCATGACTTACACACCCGCTTGAAACGGATCAGATCCTTCACGTCCAATCTTACGAGTATCAGCTCAACCAAATCGCCATAACCAAGCTCTGCCATATATTGAAAGTTGAAACCCTAATAGTGAACCGGAAAACAGAATACATATATATGGAGTAACCGAGTAAGTAAATTCAATGGTTATACGCTTTCCATATCAATTTAAACGAAGATATGACCCATTATTAAAGATACTTTACTTCTAAGGAAAGTAACTATTtttatttttcccaaaaagaaaTTTAAATTTAAAGAAGTTATATATGCatctttttaaatattaaatgtaACCGGAACTAGAAAATAAAGTTGAAAATTGTAATCTGAAGGGTCGTTTCAAAAAGAAATTTAAAggagttttatatatatattttttttgaaagggAAGATTCTATGATTATAGAATAGGGTCAGTATATGTTAGTATATGTTGTAAAAACCCGAACAAAAGCACAGAAAAACAAGAAAAACGACCGACACAAACAACCCCCACCGCCCAAATCAAAGGATAACGTCTCTAACATTGAAATCCACCCATCTTCCCCAATCTAAATTATCAAATTCTTCGATCTACTCTTAAGCCATAAAAAAGAGTCAGCCTTGATATTCTCTACCACCATGTTCCTCGAAAGTTGGACGCCATTAAACTCCTTCTCATTCCGAGCCTTCCGGATGTGCCAAATCGTCGTCTGAATATTAATGTTTAAAACCTTCTTCCACACCTTGGAGCCAATTCTAACTTCAATAAACTCTAAAACCTCCAAACACGAACCAAAGACCACCGAAGCCGGAACCTTTACCCAAGCTAAAATATCCCACCAAATAGATTACGAAAAAGAACACTTGCACACCAAGTGATCTACAGATTCAACCTGTTCATCACACCGCAAGCATATAGAATTCTGAATGGCAACCCCTCTTTTTAACAACTCTTCTTTAACCGGGATACGACTCAATCCAAATCTCCATGTAAACAAATTTACTTTCGGTGGAACCCATCGATTCCAATACTTCCATTCATCTTCGACACACCATGAGCATTTCATAATTTGGTCCTTAACTGCTACAACATTAAAAACATTATTACTATCCGATTTCCAAACCCACTTGTCCTCCACATCACTAATTTTCACACCATATAACAGATAACAAACCGGCCCACTGAGCCCATTCCAATTCATCTCGAGGGGGCCTGTCACACTTTATCGTCCATTGCACTTCCTTACCAACAATCACCATATTATCCGCAACCGTCGCTTTTTTAGAACTTGCAATCTTATAAATCGCCGGGAACCAATCCATAAGACTACCCCCATCGATCCAACAATCTGCCCAAAAACTGACCTTCACGCCGGAGCCAACTTTAACAACTAAATTATCTCTTAACGAACAACTAAGATTACCGAACTCCTTCCCTATCAAAGCAATATCTTTCCACACACCAGGGAATTTGCGATTAATCGGAATAAAACTCACATTCCTTTTATCATTATGAACTGAACTCACCACACTTGCCCAAAGAGACCTTTGATTTACTTTGTATTTCCACCACCATTTAGCCAAAGCCGCAAGATTCGCACTCCTAAGGTCCCCAATACCCAAACCTCCATATTTTTTAGGTTTCGTCAATTTACTCCACACAATCCATCGGATTTTATACGAACCCTCCTTCCTACCCCAAATAAAATCCCTTCTAATGGCTTCAAGGGTGTTAATGACCTTCTTAGGTGCGGGGAACAACGAAAAATAGTAATTAGGCAAAGCGCCCATTACCGCTTTTGCAAGTACAATCCTTCCAGCAAACGATAAGCATCTAGCTTTCCATGCAGAAAGTTTTGAGTTAAATTTATCTACCACGTGCTTCCAACACTTACTACGCTTCATATTAGCGCCTATCGACAACCCTATAAAAGCAAAAGGAAACACTCCCACTCTACAACCAAACACATCCGCCATACTATCAACATCCTGCTTGCTAACCCCAACGCCAAACAAAGAGGATTTGCTCAAATTAACCTTCAACCCGGAACAAAGATAGAAGCATCTAAGAACCCGATTAAGGTTTTTTATATTCTCGTTACACCATTCTCCTAAAAAAACTACATCATCCGCATAACACAAATGAGAAACGCACGGCCCATTATTTGGAAGACTACCCCCTTTAAACTTACCCCTATCCATCACCCTATTCATGATAACATTCAACGCTTCCATAGCCAagataaaaaggaaaagggacAGAAGATCACCTTGACGAAGACCTCTTTGTAATTGAAATTCTGAAGTCGACGAACCATTAACAAGCAGCGAAGCCCAACTAGACTTTAAACAGGCTCCTATCCACTTCCTCCGCAAAAGAGGAAAACCCATTGCCTTCAAACTTGACAACAAAAACTTCCAATTCAGCGAATCGTAAGCCTTCTCAAAATCCACTTTGAACACAATATGTTATTTTTACTTTTCTTCGCCCAAGTAAGAATCTCACTAATAATTAACGGCCCGTCAAGAATCGATCAACCCTCCACGAAAGCCGACTGAACCGGAGCCACAAGATCATTCAACACCTTCTTCAATCTAACAGCAAAGATCTTCACTATAACTTTATATAACACCCCAATTAAAGAAATAGGCCGAAACTCGTTTACCACCCTCGGGTCCCTAACTTTGGGAAAAAGAGCTATAAAAGAAGCGTTGCACCCTCGCTTGATATATGCTTTATTGTGAAAATCTCTAAGGACATCAACAAAAAAGCTCTCAAACAAGTCCCAAAACTTTTTAATAAACTTACACCAAAAACCATCGGGCCCCGGCGCCCTATCACTACCGCACGCCCACACCGCATTTTTAATTTCATCTCTAGAAAACCCGACTACCAAAGAATCAGCTTGCACACCCGACAATCTATTAAAGCCCCTTCCATCTAACGAGGGCCAATTCCAAAAAGGCTCCAAGAATCTAGATTCAAAACAGCCTTTCACCTCATTTTTAATCTTAACCGGATTAGTTTCTATCCTACCATCAATCACTAAAGAATTAATCCGGTTCCTAGCCTTCCTACAATTAATTAAACCATGAAAAAGCTTCGAATTTTCGTCTCCCAATTTCGCCCATCTAAGCTTCGCCTTTTGTTTCAAGTCAAACAACCTCTTTTTTTTCATATTGTTTTATTTTCCATCTACCATTCAATCTCCTCTCCCTTTCTTCAGAAGTAAGATTTCTACTCTCCCCAGCTTTCTCGATCAACTCTACCTCTTCTTTAGTAGAAAACAATTCTTTATCCTCAATCTCTTTACATTCTTTTCTCCAAGCTTTTAATCTAACTTTTAAACACTTAAGGATACCCACAAAACTTTCCATACTGCTGCCACTAGACACATGATCCCCGAAAACTTGCTTCACCACTTCCCCAATTCCATCATATAACAACCAACTATTATAAAACCGAAACGGAATCGGGCCAAAATCCATTACCGAACACGACAAAAGTAATCGGCTATGATCTGACAAGTTCCTCTCAAGGGATTCAAACCGCGCCGAGGGCCATTTATTCATGAATTCGTCACACACCAAAACCCGTTCAATCTTACTCATACTCGACCCATCTTCTGGCATAAACGTGAATTTGTACCCCGCCATTTGATATTCCAGCAACCCCGATTCAGCAATGAACATATTAAACAACGAAGCTCCATAACTATCAAACCGAGATAACATTATATCCCCTTCCTCCCTAACCTCATTAAAATCCCCCGCAAGAAACCACAACCCATCACCACCAGATTTTATCCTCTTCAGCTCATCCCACAGAGCCCTTCTTTTAGAAAAAAATCTAGACGCATAAATGTTAACCACATTTACGATAACATCGAAACCCACTAACTTCCTGGTTATCACTATAAACGACTCATGTTTGAAAACTTTCACTCTCGAGAACACCCCCGGGTCCCACACCGAGACCAATCCCCCAGACCTACCCACAGCGCTAACAGATTCAAATTCCATATTTACCTTACCCCAAAAACGACCAATGGACCAAGAATTCAAAGTGGAGACTTGCGTCTCTTGCAAACACAAAAAAGAAACATGATGTTTCCTGACCAAGCCGCTAACCCAAGCCGGTTTATAGTCACCTCCAAAACCCCTAATATTCATGCTCAACCAATTCATGACGGACGCACAGTCACCAATTCATCCAAAACAATTTGATTAATATCCGAAACAAAATTTGACACTCTGAACCCAGCAATTTTCTCCACCTCCACAGTGGCTTCGACTTCTTTTTGAAC
It encodes:
- the LOC110927246 gene encoding F-box/kelch-repeat protein At3g23880 — encoded protein: MAELGYGDLVELILVRLDVKDLIRFKRVCKSWHSLITSPRFFLKIKLVHAYVVEQILVRSDVKDLIRFKRVCKSWHSLITSPRFVNQHLNLSRNKDRCNNELVHRRITCDHLVGSSNGLVCMTPENYSKVIVVNPLTKEARQLSSLPSRLQACWGFGYDAFSDDYKVIAGAKKGYYKTCLQVLSLKSNVWRSIGEVKYRFYTKIGILCNGALHWLAVD